ACGTACAGCTGCTTCTCGCCGAAGTTCAGCGCCTTGCCCAGGTCGTATTTGACCTGTGGGTTGAAGTGCAGGTTGGCGTGGTATTCGCCTTTGCTGTTGACGTCGTTGTCGACCACCCAGTCCATGTAACCGTCGATCAGCACGTTCGAGTCGCCGACCGGAATGGTGTAGGACCAGACTGGCGTGATCTGCCAGACGTTGTCACCCGGACGCGAGCCTTCGGTGTGACGCTGGTAGAAGTTCAGCTGGAAGTAGTCGAAGCCCGGAATGGCCAGGTCGAAGCCCGGACCGATCAGGTAGGACTCGACGTCACCTTCACCGAACTCGTAGGTCATGGCCAGCAGCACGTCTTTGATCGGGCCGAATTCGATCTTCTGGTCGAGCACCTTGCCCAGCGAGATGCGTGGCTGGAACTCACCGTAGTAGGTGTTGTTGCCGACGCCGCCGTCTGGCTTGCCGTTGTAGAAGATCTTGTCGATGAACAGGAAGTTGTCCCCATACTTCCATGCATCGGCGTGCTCGAAGGTTACCGTCTGCTGGATGGCCGGGTTGACCTTGAAGTCCTTGCCGTAGAGGTAGGTCAGGCTGTTGTTCTGCCATTGCAGCAAGCCGTCGGCCATGGCCTGGCCGCCGGCCAGCATGGTTCCCGCAAGCATCAGGCTGGTGCACATACGTTTCATTCGGTTGCTCCCAAAGTAGGTGTTCCACGTTTATTTTTTTTGAGTCGGCGCTCTGGTGTGGCGCCTTTTTTCGTTGCTGCAAAAATCATCCATCCGGTCAGCTTTAGTGCTGTTAGCAAGAGCTGAGCCAAGGCTTTTCGAAAAGCAAAAAAACGCCCGTCGGCTGCTGAAAAACAGTCGATTGAGCGTGTTTTCGGGATGCCTCGGTACTGACCGTGGCCGGGATAAGTTGGCCCGTCGGTCAGGAATTAAATCCGGGCTTTTTTTTAGACCGAATTCAGGAGGCCGCGGAGAATACTGACTCAACGGCCAGGTCTCAAGTGCCCCGCAACAGAGCACCGACGACAGGTAGGGGGCGCGGTTGCGGGTCATCTTAGAAGTGCACCTTCACCAGCAGGCTGGCGGTGTTCTGATTGGTGTCGAGGTTGTGGCTGCTTTCGACCCCGTATTTGTTTTTCCAGTAGCTGTACTCGGTGCCGACATACAGCTGCTTCTGGCGCCAGCCGAGGGCTTTGCCCAGGTCGTATTTGATCTGCGGATTGATGTGCAGGTTGGCGTGATAGGTGCCGCGCGAGTTCTCGTCGTTGTCGACGACCCAGTCGAGGTAGCCATCGATCAGCACGTCGGAATTACCCAGCGGAATGCTGTAGGACCAGCCCGGCGTGATCTGCCAGACACCATCGCCCGGGCGCGGGCCTTCGGTCTGGCGACGGAAGATGTTCAGGGTGACGTAGTTGAAGCCCGGCACTTTCAGGTCAAAACCGGGGCCGATCAGATAGGCCTCGCTCTCGCCTTCGCCGTATTCGTAAGTCATCGCCAGCAGCACGTCCTTGATCGGGCCGAATTCGAGCTTGCGATCGAAGATCTTGCCGAACGAGAAGCGCGGGGTGAATTCGCCGTAGAAGGTGTGCGGGCCTTTGTTGCGGTCTTCCTGGCCGTTGTAGAAGATCTTGTCGACGAACAGGAAGTTGTCGCCGTACTTCCACTTGTCGGCGTGCTCGAACGTCACCGTCTGCTGGATCGACGGATTGATCGCGAAGTTCTTGCCGTACAGGTAGCTCAGGCTGTTGGTCTGCCACAGCAATAAATCGCCGGCCATGGCTTGTGATGCGGCCAGCAGGCCGCCGCTCAACAACACGTTGGTTTGAGTCCGGATCATCTGTTGCTCCCTCTTGTTTTTATTGTTTGAGGCGCAGGTTGTGGCCAGGGGGCTGGCCACGGGCAGGCCCCCTTTGCTGTCAGTCAGATCAATGCGGGTGTGCGTGACAATCGTTGATGGCCGCGCGCTCGGCGCCGCCCAGGATGTTGAACAGAAGGTTCAGCGTCAGTGCGCTGAGGGTGGCCATGGCGATACCGCTGTGGGTGATCGGGCTCATCCACAACGGCAGGTGGGCGAAGAACTCCGGACGTACCACCGGGATCAGGCCCATGCCGATGCTCACCGCCACCAGCAGTTGATTGCGACGGTCACCGATGTCGGCCTCTTGCAGGATCTTGATCCCGGTAGCTGCAACCATGCCGAACATCGCAATCGCCGCACCGCCAAGTACCGCCGGTGGAATCGACGCCACCAGAAACGCCGCTTTCGGCAGCAGGCTCAGGACGATCAGCAAGCCGCCGGCGACGATGGTCACCGAACGGCAGCGCACGCCGGTCATCTGCACCAGGCCAATGTTCTGAGCGAAGGAGGAGTGGGTGAAGGTGTTGAAGAAACCGGCAACGAACGATGCGCCGGCATCACACAGCAGACCGCGACGTAGCATGCGCGGGCAGACTTCCTGACCGGTGATCTTGCCCAGCGCGAGGAACATTCCGGTGGACTCGACAAAGATGATCACTACCACCAGACACATCGACAGGATCGGTGCCAGTTCGAACTTCGGCATGCCGAAATGCAGCGGAGTAACGAACTGAACCCACGGCGCATTGGCCATGCCGCTCAGATCGACCATACCGATGGCGCCGCAGAGCACGTAGCCCAGGCACATGCCGATCAGCACGGAAATGTTGACCCAGAAACCACGCATGAAACGGTGGATCAACAGAATGGTGCCCAACACCAACGCGGCGATGGCCAGATAAATCGGTGATCCGAATTGTGCAGCGCCTGCGCCGCCACCGGCCCAGTTCACGGCCACGGGGAACAGCGACAAACCGATCGAGGTGATGACCGTGCCGGTCACCAGAGGAGGGAAGAAGCGTACGACCTTGGACATGAACGGCGCGATGATCATGCCGAAGAACCCGGCGGCGATGGTTGCGCCGAAGATCCCTTGCAGACCGATGCCGGGCATGCCGGCCATGGCGACCATGCTGCCGACAGCGGCGAAACTGGCGCCCATCATCACCGGCATACGAATGCCCATCGGGCCGATCCCTAAGGATTGCACGATGGTGGCGATGCCGGCGACCAGCAGGTCGGCGTTGATCAGGAAGGCGATTTCTTCACGACTCAGGCCAGCGGCCTGTCCGATGATCAGCGGTACCGCGATGGCGCCGCCGTACATCAGCAGAACATGTTGCAAACCGACCAGGATCAGTTGCAAAAGGGGCAAACGCTGAATGGCGGGTGCGTCGGGGATGCGCGCTTTGGACAGCTCGGACATGCAACACCTCGGATCTTTTTTATTCTTGTGATTGAACAGCTGCCGGGTGGCTCACAGCTGTCCTTTTGCATCAGGTAAACCGCGTTGCGGCTAATCGCAGGCAAGCCAGCTCCCACAGGATTGTGTGAATCCCTGTGTGAGCGGGCTTGCCCGCGATGCTTTTATTGCTTAATTGGTCTGGGCTCCCTGGGCGATCCATGCACCGATCAGGTCACGTTCCTGCTGGGTCATCTGTGTGATGTTGCCCAGTGGCATGATCTGCGTGGTGATGGCTTGCGCCTGGATCCGTGCCGCGTTCTGGCGGATCTGCTCTGGGGTGTCGAACATCACACCGGCAGGTGCAGCGCTGAACAGCGGGCTGGTCGGTTTGGCCGAGTGGCAGACCGCGCAGCGTTCCTGGATCACGTTGTGCACCTTGTCGAAACCCGGGCCGGCGTTGGACGCCTGAGCCGGAGCCGCGGCCGGTGCAGCAGGTGCGGCCGGTTGTGTAGCTTCAGCCGGTTTCGCGCCACCACCCAACGCCGTTTCCGGCAGCGGCTGGTACTCGATTTTTGCTGGAGCCTTGGCCACTTCCGGCGCGGTCGGCATCGGCGCAGGGCCGGTGACGTAAGCCAGGGTGATCATGCCCACCGCTGCCACTGGCAGGGTCCAGGCAAACTTGTGGCTGTCGTGACGGGTGTTGAAGTAGTGACGCACCAACACCGCCAACACTGCAATCCCGGCCAGGATCAGCCAGTTGTACTGGCTGCCGTAAGTGCTCGGGAAGTGGTTGCTGATCATGATGAACAGCACCGGCAGGGTGAAGTAGTTGTTGTGACGCGAACGCAGCAGGCCTTTGGCCGGCAGCGCCGGATCCGGCGTGCGGTTCGCGGCAATCGCGGCCACCAGTGCGCGTTGCGCCGGCATGATGATGCGGAACACGTTGCCGACCATGATGGTGCCGATGATCGCGCCGACGTGCAGGTACGCACCACGACCGCTGAACACCTTGCTGAAGCCATACGCGGCGCCGATGATCAGCACGAAAAGGATGCCACCGAGCAGGGCAGGGCGTTTGCCCAGGGCCGAGTCGCACAGGAAGGAGTAGATGAACCAGCCGAGGAACAGCGAGCCGATACCGATAGCTACGCCTTCTGGACCGCTCAGAGTACTGCCGGGAGCCAGCAGGTAGAGCGTCGGATTGGAGTAGAACACCACGCACAGCAGCGCGATCCCCGACATCCAGGTGAAGTAGGCTTCCCATTTGAACCAGTGCAGGTTCTCCGGCATCGACGGAGGGGCCAGTTTGTATTTTTCCAGGTGATAGATACCGCCGCCGTGGATCGCCCACAGATCACCGGCCAGACCGGTTTTCGGGTTGACGCGGTTGAGGTTGTTCTCCAGCCAGACGAAGTAGAACGACGCGCCGATCCAGGCCACGCCAGTGATCATGTGAACCCAGCGCACGCTCAGGTTCAGCCATTCCAACAGATGTGCTTCCACAGTCTTTACCTCTCGCCTGTCACTCTTGTTGTCGAGTGATCAGACCTTCTCTTATTGGTGGGGGGCGAGGATCAAACGCTCATCCTCTTTGAAAAAATGCTCATCGCAGTTATTGCCTGTGCCACTGCGATCAACCACCAGGAAGTCATCCCGCTTTTCGATCGTCAGCACCGGGTGGTGCCAGACGCCGCGATGGTAATTGATGCCCTGCCTGCCGTTGGTGACGAAGGCGCGGACCAAGCCTGATACAGGTTCATCGCCAAGTGGCGCGACCACGATCAGAAAGGGGTTGCCGAGCAGCGGAATGAAAGCCTGGCTGCCCAGCGGATGGCGTTCCAGCATGCTGACGGTCAGCGGCATGTCCTGCGCGTCGGCGCGGAAGATGCTGATGATCGCGTTGTCCTCAGGCGTCGCGGTTTCGACCGTCGCCAGTTTGTGGAAGCGCATGGTCGAACCGTTGTTGATCATGAAGTGATCGCTGCCGTCGGTTTCGATCACGTCACCGAAAGGGGCGAAGGCTTCTTTGGTCAGCGGTTCAATCGTCAGTGTGCGCATGCTGTTCTTCTTATCCAAAATTCTGTGTTGTTAGAACTATCGCCATCGTCGGAACGCCGCCCGGGGCAAGCCCGCTCCCACAGTGGACTGTGGCGTTCACAAAACCTGTGGGAGCTGGCTTGCCAGCGATTGGGTCCAACCTTATTTAGCGACCTTGCCCAATACGCGCAGGCGGCTCACACCACCATCCGGGAACACGTTCAGACGGATGTGGGTGATCGGGCCCAGTGCCTTGATCTGCTCGACGAAGGTGTGTTCGGCGTGCATTTCCAGCTTCTGGCTTGGCAGCAGATCGCGCCAGAACAGCGACTGGGTTTCGATCTGGCTGTCGGTACCGCCCTTGACGAACGCGCCCTGGATCGAGCAGGTGTCCGGGTAGTTGCCCTTGAAGTGCAGGGTGTCGACGATGATTTTTTCGATCTCGCCCGGGTGGCCCAGTGCGACGATGACCCAGTCATTGCCTGGCGTGCGACGACGTGCGGTTTCCCAGCCATCGCCCATGTTGATGCCACGGCCCGGGTTGAGGATGTTGCTCATGCGGCCGAAGTGTTCGTCGGAGCAGGCGAGGGCGCGGCCACCGTTGAGGGCTGCAGCCAGGTCGACTTGCTCGTTGTCGCCGACAGCCGACCAGTCGCGATGCGGAACACCATACACGCGCAGACGTGCAACACCGCCGTCCGGGTAGATGTTGAAGCGCAGGTGGCTGAACGCCTTGTCGTTGCTGATTTCGTGGTAGTGGTGGCTGTTGCCTTGCAGCTCGACGGCCGACAGCACTTCAGTCCACTGGGTGTTTTCGTCCGGCTCGCCCGACGCCAGGAAGCACGCTTCCAGGGAGGCCGATGGCGGGAAGTTGCCGGTGAAGAATGAAGTGTCGATGTCCACGCCTTTGATCGAACCCGGTACGCCCAGACGGATCACCGCGCTGTCGTAGCCTTCGAAGCGCTTGCGGCGCGATTCCCAGCCGTCCATCCACTTGCCGTTGTCATCGAACACGCCCTCCTTCCACACGGCCGGGGTCGGCTGAAACAGACGATTGGCGTCTGCGAACCAGTCATCGGTGACCGAGATGATTTTGGTGCCCAGACGGGCATCGGCCAGGTTGACGAACTTCTCGAAAGGTACGGCGTAAGCTTTCATTCTTCTTGTCTGCCTTTAAATAAGTGGCTTGGGATGCTTGCGAGGCCCTGGGCGTTCTCCGCGTTTGACACGCTCGGGCCATGCTCGCTAAAGAGTCAGTAAACGGAACAGGGCAATCTTGTTGATCTCCGCCAGCGCGCATTTGAACTCGGTGTTGACCGGGTTGTGAATGCGCGTTTCGAACGCCGCGAGGATCTGATGCCGGTTGCTGCCTTTTACCGCCATGATGAAGGGAAACTTGAACTTGGCTTTGTAGGCGTCGTTCAGCTCGGTGAAGCGAGAAAACTCTTCGGCCGTGCATTGGTGAATACCGGCGCCAGCCTGTTCATTGGTGCTGGCTTCGGTCAGTTGGCCCTGGACGGCGGCTTTGCCGGCCAGGTCCGGGTGAGCGTTGATCAATGCCAGTTGACTGGCGTGATCGGCGCTCAACAGGATGTCGCTCATGCGCTGGTGCAGGGTTTCGATCTGGTCGATCGACGCGTCCTGGCCCAGGTCGAAGGCCTTCTCGGCCACCCATGGCGAATGTTCGTAGATGTCGGCGAAGGCTTTGACGAAGGCGTCGCGGCTCAGGGTCGACGGTTTCAGGGTTTGAAAGGTGCTCATCTGGCAGCCCCTTGGTACGGGTGGGTTTCGTGCCAGTGACGAGCGATGTCGACGCGACGGCTGAACCACACCTGTTCATGACTTTTGGCGTATTCGATGAAGCGCTTGAGCGAAGCCAGACGACCCGGGCGGCCGATCAGGCGGCAGTGCAGGCCGATCGACAGCATTTTCGGCGCTTCAGCACCTTCGGCGTAGAGCACGTCGAACGCATCTTTCAGGTATTCGAAGAAATCGTCGCCCTTGTTGAAACCCTGGACCTGGGTGAAGCGCATGTCGTTGGTGTCCAGGGTGTACGGGATCACCAGGTGCGGCTTGCCGGTCGGGTTGTTCGGTTCCCAGTAGGGCAGGTCGTCGTCGTAGGTGTCGCAGTCATAGAGGAAACCGCCTTCTTCCATCACCAGCTTACGGGTGTGCGGGCCGGTGCGACCGGTGTACCAGCCCAGCGGGCGCTCGCCGGTGAGTTCGGTGAGGATGCGGATCGCTTCGAGCATGTGCTCGCGCTCCTGCGCTTCGTCCATGTACTGGTAGTCGATCCAGCGGTAGCCGTGGCTGCAGATCTCATGGCCGGCCTCGACCATCGCGCGGATCACGTCCGGATGACGTTGGGCGGCCATGGCCACGGCGAAGATGGTCAGCGGAATGTCGAATTCCTTGAACAGTTTCAGGATCCGCCAGACGCCGGCACGGCTGCCATACTCGTAAAGCGATTCCATGCTCATGTTGCGCGCGCCTTGCAGAGGCTGCGCCGCGACCATTTCCGAGAGGAAGGCTTCCGATTCTTTGTCGCCGTGCAGGATGTTGCGCTCGCCGCCTTCTTCGTAATTGAGCACGAAGGACAGGGCGATCCGGGCATTGCCCGGCCAGTGTGGGTGAGGAGGGTTACTGCCGTAACCGATCAGGTCGCGTGGGTAGTCAGCGCTCACTGCAGTCTTCCTTCTTATTCGTTGACAGGTTGTGTAACGGCCTGCACAGGCTGGCGTCACAGCGATGGGCTGATTGTATACAACTTTATTCTCAATTTGTAAGCCTGAATTTTCGCATTTTTCACCGGCTGTCATCTTTTACTGTTAATGGCGTGAGCCTGCAAGAAACCTGCCTGACCAGTCAGCTAATGGACTGGGGGTTCAATGAATGCATGGTGCAAGGGCAGATCATCGGGAAATCTGGGGATGGCGGGGGTAGAAGGAAAAATGTCGTTTTTATTGTGTACAATTTTTTTGAAAAGTGTCTTAATCAATCGCTCGCCGCAGCTTTTCGTGCTCCGAAACGGTGCGGTCTCCTTTTCAACTGACTTCGGGAGGCGCGAAGTCTGACTGCTCCTCGCAGGCAGGCGCGCAGAATCAATGGGACGTTTGACAACACACGTTTTGGACGCTGCACACGGTTGCCCGGGCAGCTCGATCAAGGTCGAGCTTTACCGCGTTGAAGGTTCGCACCTGGAATTGGTCGCCAGTGCGCTTACCAACAGCGATGGCCGGGTCGATGCGCCGCTGCTGCAAGGCGATGACTACCGTACCGGTGTCTATCAGGTTCAGTTCCACGCCGGCGATTACTACCGCGCCCGTGGCGTCCAGTTGCCGGAGCCGGCATTCCTGGACGTGGTGGTGCTGCGGTTCGGCATCTCCGCCGAACAGGATCACTACCACGTACCGTTGCTGATCTCGCCTTACAGCTATTCCACGTATCGGGGCAGCTGACCCCCAAGCAGCTGCCTCCACCGGGAAGCGACTGCGCATATAGCTTCTTTGGTCTTTCGCCCGCTCACACTGCGGGCTTTTTTTATCCTCTCGCCCGCAAAGCCTCAAAGCCTGGCGTAATCATCCCGGATGATGAAAAACGTATCCGGATGAGGCGCGAACGTTTGCACGCCCCCTCTGAGCCAGACCACTTTGTTCACCGCATGAGCCGCTTCTACGGCTTGGGCAGCATCCGGTCCGACCTGATCTATCAGCCTGATATTCGAGGTGTTCGGATCCTGATTCAAAGGCTGATGAATCTGGCGGCCCTTGACGCGGTGCAGGCTTAGAAAAAAAACCAAGTCATGCCCTGTCCGCTTGAACACGACAGCCGCAAAGCTTTGTGCAGCGCTGGGTTCAAACACGCTGTAACCGTTGCGCGTCAGGAGCCCCGCTGCGAAGCGCTTTATATCGCCCGCCGATTGGCTCGGCATGAAGTAGCTCCATTCCTGCCGAAATCGGACCGGGTCGAAATCCAGACGACGCAGGCCGTTTCTCACGTTGGCAACGGGCAGCTCGATCTTCTGGTTGCCTTCAGTTATGGATCGCGGCAGTGACTCAAGCATCAGCAGCGGATCGACCAACTCCGAACGGGGGTTGATGGTGCCGGTTTTCCAGTCATTGAACGCTTGACGCAACAGGGTCAGACCGGTGCCGGTCGCCAGCTCGGAGCCATTGGCGAGAATGAATTGCCGTTTGGCGACATTGTGCAGGGTGATGTCCGACAACTCGGGAAAGTAGCTGGCGACGGTGTCTTTCATCGGTCTCTGGAACGGCAAGGTCGGATCGATTTCCCACTGATGGGCGGGAGGAATGCGAATGGCGCCGCGAGGTTGCTGCAGAAAGTCTGTGCGCAACGTCCGATCCAGAGTGGCGTAGTCGTAGATCAGGTGGTACGGATGCTTGATGTAGACAATCGGATCATTGGGTGCCGGGCCGCGGGGCAGGGTCCGGTATCGGGATCCATTGATATTGATGTCGTCAGGTGAGTCCTGTTGGCCGATGATGCCCCATGTCTTCCAGGGGTCAATCAGCGCATCCAGTTCAGTGTCGGCAATCGCGCGGTTCACGCCGGAAGTTTCACCGGGCTGCTGTTCATCACCCGCAATACGAGGTCGTTTGGGCGGTATAACGTTCGCGTTGTCACCAGGTGCGGGGACGCGGGTGACGAACAGTTGTGAAGCGTCAGTGCCCAATGGACTGTCCGAGGCTAGCGGGCGCCATTGCACGGTGCCCGCGACCTGCTCGAGTCGGGGGCCGGATGCCCAGAGTTCGTTCGACATTCGGGCTCTGATATTGCTTTGTAAATCCGTGCCGAGCAAAACCGTTCCGCCATCGATCAGATCGACATAGGTATGCGGCCCGGCGGTGCGAAATCCTGTCAGCAAGTCGGGCTGGGGCAATCTGTCCACCAGTCGGGGCGCCAGGAAGTAACCGGCAATCGGGCGATCATTTGCGACGCGAGCGATGTGGGTGCCGGTGGGTAGATCGGCGATCTGAAAGGTCGTTGGCGAGGAGCCGGACGGCAGGTTGCCGCGTACGGTGAGCAGGTTGGCGGTCTGGTCAAGGTGCGGATGTTCGATGTGAAACGGTTGCCGGGCGGATATTTCAGGCGTCGTGTCACGGATAACCGGGGTGCCTTGATCTGGCGGCAGCGGTGTTTTCGGGCGGATCGGTTTTTTCGGGCTCATTGATCGTTTGGCTCACAGGGTCCAGATAGCGGAGCGCTCAATGATGGTCAAGCCGGCACTTTACCGTGCGGTACATATGTCTATCAGTTGGGGCAGTTGATGCCGGGTGTTTCCCTCGGGGGAGTGGGGCGGTGGTGAAAATCGCCGCCACTTCGATCAGAAACGGCGGCCATGCACATCGGAAATCAGTGACTGCTCAACAAGGACGCTGCACCTGCGCCGCCGAACAGTCCGGCGCTGATGCGGTTGAACCAGCTCTGGCCCCTGCCACTGCGCAGGTAACGCGCTGCACCGTGGGCGCCGAGGCCGTAGGTCAGCTTGCACAGCAGATCGAGCACCGTCCAGGTTGCAATCATCACCAGCAGTTGTGGCAGAAACGGCTGCTCGGCGTTGAGGAACTGTGGCAGGAATGCGGCAAAAAACAGAATGTCTTTCGGGTTACTGGCGCCCAGTACAAAAGCACGGCCGAACAACGCACGGAAACGCGGAACCGGCGCCGCCTCCGGCACTTCGGCACCCACCGATGGCTGGCGCGATTGCTGCCAGCTCTGCCAGGCGAGATAGAACAGGTACAACGCGCCGACGATTTTCAATGCGCTGAACAGTTTTTCGGATGCCAGCAGCAGGGCGCCCAGCCCCAGTGCCGAAGCGCTG
The sequence above is a segment of the Pseudomonas sp. HS6 genome. Coding sequences within it:
- a CDS encoding outer membrane protein OmpK; this translates as MKRMCTSLMLAGTMLAGGQAMADGLLQWQNNSLTYLYGKDFKVNPAIQQTVTFEHADAWKYGDNFLFIDKIFYNGKPDGGVGNNTYYGEFQPRISLGKVLDQKIEFGPIKDVLLAMTYEFGEGDVESYLIGPGFDLAIPGFDYFQLNFYQRHTEGSRPGDNVWQITPVWSYTIPVGDSNVLIDGYMDWVVDNDVNSKGEYHANLHFNPQVKYDLGKALNFGEKQLYVGVEYDYWKDKYGIDDTRAFTTNQNVTSFLVKFHF
- a CDS encoding outer membrane protein OmpK, which gives rise to MIRTQTNVLLSGGLLAASQAMAGDLLLWQTNSLSYLYGKNFAINPSIQQTVTFEHADKWKYGDNFLFVDKIFYNGQEDRNKGPHTFYGEFTPRFSFGKIFDRKLEFGPIKDVLLAMTYEYGEGESEAYLIGPGFDLKVPGFNYVTLNIFRRQTEGPRPGDGVWQITPGWSYSIPLGNSDVLIDGYLDWVVDNDENSRGTYHANLHINPQIKYDLGKALGWRQKQLYVGTEYSYWKNKYGVESSHNLDTNQNTASLLVKVHF
- a CDS encoding nucleobase:cation symporter-2 family protein; the encoded protein is MSELSKARIPDAPAIQRLPLLQLILVGLQHVLLMYGGAIAVPLIIGQAAGLSREEIAFLINADLLVAGIATIVQSLGIGPMGIRMPVMMGASFAAVGSMVAMAGMPGIGLQGIFGATIAAGFFGMIIAPFMSKVVRFFPPLVTGTVITSIGLSLFPVAVNWAGGGAGAAQFGSPIYLAIAALVLGTILLIHRFMRGFWVNISVLIGMCLGYVLCGAIGMVDLSGMANAPWVQFVTPLHFGMPKFELAPILSMCLVVVIIFVESTGMFLALGKITGQEVCPRMLRRGLLCDAGASFVAGFFNTFTHSSFAQNIGLVQMTGVRCRSVTIVAGGLLIVLSLLPKAAFLVASIPPAVLGGAAIAMFGMVAATGIKILQEADIGDRRNQLLVAVSIGMGLIPVVRPEFFAHLPLWMSPITHSGIAMATLSALTLNLLFNILGGAERAAINDCHAHPH
- a CDS encoding urate hydroxylase PuuD, translating into MEAHLLEWLNLSVRWVHMITGVAWIGASFYFVWLENNLNRVNPKTGLAGDLWAIHGGGIYHLEKYKLAPPSMPENLHWFKWEAYFTWMSGIALLCVVFYSNPTLYLLAPGSTLSGPEGVAIGIGSLFLGWFIYSFLCDSALGKRPALLGGILFVLIIGAAYGFSKVFSGRGAYLHVGAIIGTIMVGNVFRIIMPAQRALVAAIAANRTPDPALPAKGLLRSRHNNYFTLPVLFIMISNHFPSTYGSQYNWLILAGIAVLAVLVRHYFNTRHDSHKFAWTLPVAAVGMITLAYVTGPAPMPTAPEVAKAPAKIEYQPLPETALGGGAKPAEATQPAAPAAPAAAPAQASNAGPGFDKVHNVIQERCAVCHSAKPTSPLFSAAPAGVMFDTPEQIRQNAARIQAQAITTQIMPLGNITQMTQQERDLIGAWIAQGAQTN
- a CDS encoding ureidoglycolate lyase, whose translation is MRTLTIEPLTKEAFAPFGDVIETDGSDHFMINNGSTMRFHKLATVETATPEDNAIISIFRADAQDMPLTVSMLERHPLGSQAFIPLLGNPFLIVVAPLGDEPVSGLVRAFVTNGRQGINYHRGVWHHPVLTIEKRDDFLVVDRSGTGNNCDEHFFKEDERLILAPHQ
- the alc gene encoding allantoicase, with translation MKAYAVPFEKFVNLADARLGTKIISVTDDWFADANRLFQPTPAVWKEGVFDDNGKWMDGWESRRKRFEGYDSAVIRLGVPGSIKGVDIDTSFFTGNFPPSASLEACFLASGEPDENTQWTEVLSAVELQGNSHHYHEISNDKAFSHLRFNIYPDGGVARLRVYGVPHRDWSAVGDNEQVDLAAALNGGRALACSDEHFGRMSNILNPGRGINMGDGWETARRRTPGNDWVIVALGHPGEIEKIIVDTLHFKGNYPDTCSIQGAFVKGGTDSQIETQSLFWRDLLPSQKLEMHAEHTFVEQIKALGPITHIRLNVFPDGGVSRLRVLGKVAK
- the uraD gene encoding 2-oxo-4-hydroxy-4-carboxy-5-ureidoimidazoline decarboxylase, translated to MSTFQTLKPSTLSRDAFVKAFADIYEHSPWVAEKAFDLGQDASIDQIETLHQRMSDILLSADHASQLALINAHPDLAGKAAVQGQLTEASTNEQAGAGIHQCTAEEFSRFTELNDAYKAKFKFPFIMAVKGSNRHQILAAFETRIHNPVNTEFKCALAEINKIALFRLLTL
- the puuE gene encoding allantoinase PuuE, translated to MSADYPRDLIGYGSNPPHPHWPGNARIALSFVLNYEEGGERNILHGDKESEAFLSEMVAAQPLQGARNMSMESLYEYGSRAGVWRILKLFKEFDIPLTIFAVAMAAQRHPDVIRAMVEAGHEICSHGYRWIDYQYMDEAQEREHMLEAIRILTELTGERPLGWYTGRTGPHTRKLVMEEGGFLYDCDTYDDDLPYWEPNNPTGKPHLVIPYTLDTNDMRFTQVQGFNKGDDFFEYLKDAFDVLYAEGAEAPKMLSIGLHCRLIGRPGRLASLKRFIEYAKSHEQVWFSRRVDIARHWHETHPYQGAAR
- the uraH gene encoding hydroxyisourate hydrolase, whose protein sequence is MGRLTTHVLDAAHGCPGSSIKVELYRVEGSHLELVASALTNSDGRVDAPLLQGDDYRTGVYQVQFHAGDYYRARGVQLPEPAFLDVVVLRFGISAEQDHYHVPLLISPYSYSTYRGS
- a CDS encoding LysE family translocator codes for the protein MSLETWLLFSGAALVVILIPGPLSLLMISNSLNYGLRRSYPAFLGGVSASICLLSASALGLGALLLASEKLFSALKIVGALYLFYLAWQSWQQSRQPSVGAEVPEAAPVPRFRALFGRAFVLGASNPKDILFFAAFLPQFLNAEQPFLPQLLVMIATWTVLDLLCKLTYGLGAHGAARYLRSGRGQSWFNRISAGLFGGAGAASLLSSH